The segment AGCGTTGAGGTAAATCCGACTTCCACAAAAACTATCGGCTGCGGTATCAAATGGAGAGGCAGTAACAACACAAACAAATAGAATCCCGAAAAAGCCAATTATCAAAATATGAAATTAGAGCAAGTTAAGCAGCGGTTTTCTATTATAGGAGAAAACGACCGGCTGCTGGCTGCAATAGAGATGGCGATGCAAGTAGCTCCCACCGAAGTGGCCGTGTTAGTCGTAGGCGAAAACGGAACAGGAAAAGATGTCTTCTCAAAAATAATCCACCAATTAGGGAAACGCCGATTAAAGCCCTTTATCGCCATAAATTGCGGAGCTATACCGGAAGGAACTATTGATTCTGAGCTATTTGGGCACGAAAAAGGATCGTTTACCTCGGCTTATGAATCCCGAAAAGGATATTTTGAAGAAGCTAACGGCGGAGTTATTTTTTTAGATGAAATAGCCGAAATGCCAATGGCAACTCAATCCAGGCTGTTACGGCTATTAGAAAATGGAGAGTTCCTACGTGTAGGAAGCTCAAAAGTCCAAAAAACAGACGTTCGAGTAGTAGCCGCCACCAATAAAAACTTAGTAGAAGCCATACGCTTAGGGAAGTTCCGTGAAGACTTATATTTTCGGCTAAATGCCGTTACCATTCAGGTGCCGTCTTTACGCGAACGAGGTAAAGATATAGAACTCCTCTTCCGGTACTTCGCCCATGAATTTAGCTCCAAATATGGGCGAGAACCCGTTCATCTGACTCCAGAAAGCATCCCAAGCCTACTTCAATACCGTTGGCCAGGGAATATCCGAGAACTGAGAAACTTTGTAGAAAAACTGACCGTCATTTTGCCTAACCCAGAAGTAGATACCTTTACTTTAAAGCAACATTTACCGTCCAGTAACGTATTTTTACCGGTTTCTTTAAGTACCCCTCCCGCACAAGACCAATTTACGCACTTCGCAGATTCCAATGCAATATTGATACGGATGCTTTTTGAAATCAAACAAGAAATTTCCGAATTACGAAAAATGATTTCTTCGCAGATAAGATCTAACCAAAACTATGAAGATGATTATCCTGTTTCTACGATTCATTCCGATCCGTATTTATTCAATGCAGAATCCTTAGGCAGTACTCAACCCATTCCGGAAAGCCGCCAGTTAGATGAATCATTATCAATTGAAAAAAAAGAGAAAGACTTAATCGTTCGGGCACTAAGTAAGTTTAAAAATAACCGAAAACGGGCTGCTGCCGAGTTAGGTATTTCCGAAAGAACACTTTATCGCAAATTAAAATCCTATGGCTTAGAGGACTAAGCAACTTTGATATGAGCAATTTTCGTACTATTTTGTATTCTGTGCAGCAGCATTGCTGCACTATCACACTAAATCGCCCAGAAAAAGGAAATGCGCTGCATTTTGTAATGATTCGGGAGTTAAAGGAAGCCTTACAACTTGCGGAAGCAGATACAACCATTCGAGTAGTGGTCGTCAATGCTGCCGGAAATACATTTTGTGCCGGCCAAGACATGGAATACCTAAGCAAATTGCAAGGATATGGCTTTGATGAAAACCTTCAAGACTCAGTTTATTTACTGGAATTATTTACCAAGTTGTATAAATACAACAAATTGGTGATTTCGGTGGTGCAGGGTGCTGCAATTGGCTCTGGAGCTACCTTAGCATCGTTAGCAGATTACACTATTGCTACCCCGAATGCTTATTTTCAATTTTCTTCCGTGAAATATGGTTACGTTCCGGCCTTAGATATGATTTTTTTACCGATAAAAATTGGCGAAGCCAAAAGCCGTGAATTACTCCTGATTGCAGACCCAATACCGGCAGAAGAAGCCCAAAAAATCGGCCTAATCAGCAAAGTAACCGAGCCGGAAAACCTAAACACAGTTGTACAAAACTTAGTAACCAAAATAAGCACAGAAAATTCTATGGGAGCTATTGAATTTACTAAGAGAATGTTAGCAGATTTACATGGTATGACTTTTTCAGAAGCCTCTGTTTTTGCAGCCAAAATAAATGCGCACACACGAACAACAGCGGAAGCCAAACAAGGTATGAATGACTTCCTAAACAAACGAAAACCTTCTTGGTAATTCTCGCTAAGTAAATCCAAAGGAAAACAACCTAATTTATGGATAGTAAGCTATTTGATTTTTTGCAATAGCATCGGGTACTATTTAATTCCTACAAAATGACTTCATCATTGCATCCAACTGCCGCTATTATTTTGGCCGGCGGAAAATCTGAACGAATGCAAAAACCCAAACCCTTTTTGCCATTTGATGCAAAAACAACCTTTTTAGAACATCTTATTGAACTTTATAAGGAATTACCTGTAACTCAAATAGTAGTAGTTTTAAATAAATCCTACCATAACCTTATCCCAGACAATTTTCTTTTTGAAGATATAACCTTCATCTTTAATGAGGATCCGGATTTAGGGCGCTTGCACTCAGTCAAATTGGGAATCCAGACAATCGTTTCTGCACAAGCAACTTTCATTCAAAATATTGATAATCCGTTAGTTGCCAAAGAAAGCCTTAATTTGCTAATGCAGCATTTACCTCAAGAGGGTTATCTTATTCCGGTTTGTGATAACCTTCATGGGCATCCGATTCTTATTTCTCAAGAATTATTTCCCAAGATTTTACTATCACCAAATTCAAAAACACTTCGAGATGTTTTGTTTACCGAAAAAAAATACTTCGTAAATGTGCCGGATAAAGGAATCCTGATAAACATCAACACTCCGGAAGATTATCAAAAATACTTTCAGATAAGTTATTAGGTTGTGTTTCTGAAGCTATCATTTTAAAGTTACTTCTTCTTGCTATTTTTTTTGCCTGCTTTTTGAGGTCAGGCTATTAAGTTACGTTGTTTTTTCCAAAATTTCTCCACAGCGTTGGGAGAGTGCCATAATTGTCAGAGAAGGGTTGATTCCGGGAGCTTGAGGGAAAATACTTGCATCTGCTATTGAAATATTAGGAAAGTCAAATAGCTGAAAATCAGGATTTACTACTGCCGTTCTAACATCCGTTCCGATGGCACAACCTCCCATGAGGTGTAAACCAAAATAAAATGGTGAACGCACAATCTCTACGGCTCCAGCTTGATGAAAAATCTTGTCAATTACTTGAAGTCCGGCATTAATCCGATTTTGGTCTTGTTGTGTAAGTGGTTTGTTGATAGATAGTTTTCCTTTTTTATCAACGTCAATAGTTCCGGCTGGTTCATCCCGAACAGCAACTTCTATGCAGGCGAGATGCCGATATTTTTTCATCAAGTCTTGGTGAGTTTTACCATAAACACTAAAAAGCATCCCAATAGATATTGGCGGTGCAAATACATTTTCTAACTTGAAGCCTTGTTTTCTGAAATTAGGGTCAGCGGAACAGACGCTTTGAAAAGAGCCTTTATGAGCATCTACGGGGTCTTTGAAGATTCCAAATGACATATATTGTGGATGCTGACAAAAGTTTTTTCCCAATGCCGGTAATTTTTGTTTAAATCCTGATTTTAGGAGCATTTGGGTAGTGCCGAAACTCCCGCCGGCTAAGACAACTCGTCTGGTATTCAGCTCAGATTGTCCCTGTGGGGTGGTAACGTACAAGCGAACTTTATCCGGGAAATGTTCTATTTTCTGTACTTCTGTTTCTGGTTGGATAGTTAGGCCGGTTGCTTCTGCCTTTTGGATGGCCGCAACTAATGTGCTTTGCTTAGAATCTCTGTGGCAGCCGCCTAAGCATCCGATACAGTCGTTACCGTTTTCAAACTGGCAGTCGTCCATCCCGCGTCTTAGGTATTTCCATTCGTAGCCCAATTCTGTGCAAGCACGGGAAAAAATCTGCGCGTTTCTATTTCTATCTGATTCTTTAAAGGTATAGAGGTCTAAAAGGCTTTCTACGCGGTCATAGTAGGGGAGCATTTCGGGAATAGAAAAGTAAGGAACGCCGGTTTGATTTTTCCAGTCATGCCAAGCGATTTCATCGAAACGGTCTAATAAACATTGATTTACGATGGTAGTTCCGCCTACGACTCGTGCGCGTAAGAAAGCAGTAGTAGCGTGCTTGTCAAATTCTAAGCCTCCACCCCAAAATAACTGGGCTGAATACGCCGCCTCTGTGCGCGGAAAAGTATCTTTGCGATAAAACTTACCTGCCTCCAAGAGCAATACTTTGGATCCGCTTTGATGCAAATGATGAGCAATTACCCCGCCGCTTGCCCCAGAACCTACAACAATAAAATCGTATATCATAGCCTACTTTTGACCTCCAAATTAACAACAAAAAATAATTGTGTGGTTTAAATATTAACTTTGTTCAATCTATTTTTGGCAAAAGCGAAGATTTATTACTGTTCAATTTCAATTATGGATGATATTGATTATTGGTCTAAAACCTAACCAACATCTACTTTGATTGCTTGGGCACGCACCTCGTGTAGCACCATTGGCTCGAGCGGGAGTAGTGCAATATGACCCACCTTTAACTGCCTTAATACCATCAAATTGAGTGTAAAGTTCTTCATAGTTTTGGGGGTCTTCTACCGGTGTGGGGATGTTAATTAAAGAATTATCTCGGAGTTCATTGGTGGCTGCTCTGTATATTTGGATGTCTCTGGCGATAACCTGCCCCAAATCGTCTTGTGCCCATTCTGAAGCATTTCCATACAAACCAAATAACCCAAGAGAATTAGCCGGAAAAGCCCGTACAGGATTCAAAAACATAAAACCATCTGATTCAGTAAGTTGTGGGTTATTTCCCAAACCTATCGGAAAAGCACCACAGTTATCCCGAATAGCGGAAAGGTCTTTGCCCATTAAAAATTCATATTCTAAATCTGAAGGGATTCGCGCCTCAAAAGAAAAGGCAGGAGTATTTTTATCAGATAAAACCAATCTATTCAAACGATTCGTTAGCCAAGTGCAATAAGCACTCACTTGGGCATAATTGACACAAACAACCGGATATTGGCTATACTGGGTAAGTTTGATGAGTTTATTGGACTCCGGCATACAGTAATTCGGAAAAAGCACTTCAGGATTACAATCAGGCAGTAGCAACCGAATGGCATTGCTATCATTTCTGGCTAATTGTAAACTGTCTTTCAGAAATAAAGCATATTGAGCAGCAGTAACCTCCGTTTTAGAGACAAAAGCACTCTGAAACAAAAAAGTATCTGTAATAGGCTCATAATGTTCAGGTAGCTTGAGATCCAAAGGTTTAGAACCCGGCTCCGGCTCTAAATGAGTGCCTAACACAACGTGTTTTTCTGTTTTTTGATCTATCCAAACAAACTCAGACAGTTCTTTTTGTAATTTTTTGCTAAGAATCGGCTGCGCATGGATATTTAGTATAAAAAACAGATTAACAATTAGATAGGAAATACATAGGCTAAACTTTACGTTCAATTTTTGAATCATGCAGTTTTTAAACGTATTGTTCACCCTTTAATTTTCTGACATCAGCTACAATATCGCGGATAGATTGCTCTTGGTTTCGGCTGCATATAAGTAACACATCATTGGTATCTACAATAATTAGGTCATTAATATCTTTGATAACAACTAATTTGTTATTATCAATTTTAATGACATTGCCAGTACTTTCATAAACGATTAAATTTCCTTGAATAGCATTTTGGTGGTAATCTTTGGGGGATTGTTCATATAAGGAGTTCCATGTTCCAAGGTCGCTCCAACCAAAACTTGCGGGTGTAACATAAACATTGGCAGCTTTTTCCATAACAGCATAATCAATGGAAATATTGGGGCTTTTTTCGTATAAATCAACGATTTTGGTGTATTCGGTATCTGTATTGTAGTGCTTTTTGATTTTCAAAAAATCATTTTGAAGGTCTGGCAGGAAGTTTTTTAGAGCTGCGAGAATGCTTTTAGTAGAGAAAATAAAAATGCCGCTATTCCAGAGAAATTCTCCTGTTTGCAAAAAGGTGCGTGCCAATTCTAAGTCAGGTTTTTCTGTAAAGGTCTTTACTTTATGGTACTTAGTCTTTTTGTCTTCGGTTTCAATGAACTGGATATAGCCGTATCCGGTATCCGGTCGGGTTGGCAATATTCCCAATGTCATGATGATGTCTTGCTTTTCACAAACGGATAATGCGCCTTGCAATACTTCGGCAAACTTAGTGGTATTGACTACCAAATGGTCTGCTGGGGAAAAAATCAAGGTAGCAGCTGGGTTAGAGGCGTAAATCTTGTTGCTTGCATAGGCAATGCAAGGTGCTGTATTCCGGCGGGCAGGCTCAGATAAAATCTGATAAGGCTGTAATTCAGGGAGCTGGGTATGAACATCTTGGGTGTAATCTATATGTGTAATCACATAGATATTTTCTAAGGGAAGGAATTCCCTAAACCGATCAAAAGTTGCTTGAATGAGTGTGCGTCCGGTGCCTAAAACATCAATAAATTGTTTGGGGTGCAGGTTCCGGCTCATTGGCCAAAAACGGCTGCCAATACCGCCAGCCATAATAACCGCATAATGGTTTTTGTTCATAGAAAAGCAAAATTAAGAGTTTTTTAACGTATTCCTTCACGGATAATATCATGTAAATGAACCATTCCTATGGGTATATTCGGGGGCTGAACAACAATAAGCTGCATAATAGCATATTTTTCCATGTGTAGCAACGCATTGTAGGCCAGTTGGTTAGCTTCTATAGTCAGTGGGTTTGGGGTCATTAATGTATTGGCTTTTTGGTAAAATGGTTGTGTATTTTGTTGTAACATTCTGCGGAGGTCTCCGTCAGTAATGATTCCGGCTAATTCTCCATTGGGGTTTAGCACTGCCGTAGCTCCCATGCGTCCACTTGTTATTGTTAAGATAATTTCGGAAAGGTCTGCATCTATTTTTACGGATGGAAATGGGTTGCGCATAATATCAGAAACGTGTAAATACAGTTTTTTACCCAAAGATCCGCCGGGGTGAACCGCAGCAAACTCTTCTGCCGAAAAAGAGCGCCTTTTCAGCAAACAAACTGCAATGGCATCACAGGCAGCTAAGGTAGCCGTTGTAGAAGAAGTAGGTGCTAAGTTATTAGGGCAAGCCTCTTGGGTTACGGAAACATCTACTAAAAAATCCGAAACTTGTGCTAAATAGGATTCTTTGTTTCCTACTATCCCAACAATAATATTGCCACGTGAACGAATTATAGGTACTAAGTTCCTGATTTCCGGTGTGTTACCACTTTTAGACAATACAATAACAATATCCGGCGGCAGTACCATTCCTAAATCTCCGTGAATGGCTTCGTTTGCGTGCATAAACATCGCGGGAGTGCCGGTCGAGTTAAACGTAGCAACTACTTTTTGGCCAATATGCCCACTTTTACCTACTCCTGTAACGATAATTCGACCTTTACAGTTTAATAAGCAGGCTATTAATGACTCGAAACTATCTGTTAATTGGTTAGAAACAGTTTGTATCGCTTCTATCTCAATGCGGAGCACTTCTTGTGCATCTTGGATGGCTTTTTCCACCGACTTTTGAAAGTTATGATAAGTTTAGATAATGGTTTTAACTGCCTGCGCAGCGCATTAGGTTTTTGGGTGTCCAGAATAATTCCGGAGAATATCCGGGTGCAATACTATGCACTTTTACATTCCGAAAACGCTTGTGAATTAATATTCGGTTTACAGAAGAAGTCAAGAAAATACATGGTTGTTCCTGATAAATAGAGGCTTGTATCTTTTTGAAAAGGTTGGCTCTGTCATTTAGATTTGTAGATTCTTGGAGTTTTTCCAATAAATTATCAGATTCCGGGCTTCCAAATCCGGTAAAATTAGTTCCGCCGTTTTTCCATTGGCTGGTATGCCATAGCTGAAATAGGTCAATCTGGATAGCAGAACGGCTGATTGCGCTATACATTAAATCAAAGTCATGCTTCGCTAAACGCTCTTGGTAAACGGCAAAATCTACCGGCACAATATTTATGCGTATGCCAATTTTTTTAGCATTATCTTGCAGAACCAAGGCTATTTTTTTACGCTCTTCATTGCCTGCATTGAGCAAAAACTCTACCTCAAAGGGTACATTTTTACCTTGAATCGTTTTTTCTACAATGCCGTCTTGGTTCAGGTCTTTCCAGCCGGCTTCCTCTATCAGAGCTTTTGCTTTTTCTATATCAAACTGAATTGGCTTTAAGGTATCGTTGTAATAAGTAGTATGTTTAGGATCAACCGTAGAAACTATTCTATTGGCAAAACCCATGTTTATATGCTGTATCAGTTTATCAACGTCAATCAGATGTGCGAATGCCTTCCGGACTTTAATATCTGTGAATATCTGCTTTCGGTTATTTGGTGGTCGGGTATTAAAACCGATATAAGTCATGTTAAACGTTTCAGGAGTCGCATAGATATAATGCTTCAAGATAGCAGAATCTTGTTTTATTTCGGCAAAATCTCGCGCCTTAATTCCATGATAAATATCTAATTCTTTTGATTTAATTGCCTGAATAGCAGATGTTTGGGACGTTCTTATTTGGTAAATGATTTTTTGCGGCCAAGATTTTATGGCTTCTTCACTGATTTTATCTCCCCACCAATTTGTTATTCTTTCTAACACAATTCGCTGCCCGCTTATCCAATCTGCTACGTGATATGCGCCTGCCCCGAAAGCCGTAAGTTCCTTACTGTTAGCCAAAATTCGATTGTATTGGCTTGCAAACTCCACTAAATCAGTATTTTCTAATTGTTTGGGAGTTAGTTTTTGGATTTCTTGGTAGGAATATTTTTTAAGGATTCCCTTAGGGTCAAAAATATGTTCCGGCAAAATACTTTGCGTGGCAATAGCTAATGCTGCCTGAATGTACGGTTTTTTAAATCTGAAATGAACCCTATGGCTATCTTGGGCTTTAAAGGTGATGTTTTCCAGAAAGTCAAAATAGTCTCTTAGATGCGGGCAGTTGATTAAGGGTAGCATTATTACTTTGAAAGAAAACTCGATGTCTTCTGGAGTTATTTTTTTTCCATCCTGAAAAGTTGCTTCGGGGCGTATTTCTATAGTTAAAGTTTTGCCGTCATCGGAAATTTGAATAGGGTTTTGGGCTAAATAAGGGATAAATTCTTCCGGCTTATTCGGGTTAATTGTGTATAAACTTGGGAATACTAATGCGGTTATATTGCCGGCATCTGTTGAACGGTAGTTTGTTGGGTGTAACGTTTCGGGGTCTGATGAAAGATGAATATAAATACAATCGCCTACTGCCGGCTGGGTTTGGTCTGATTGGTATTCCGTTTCAGTAGTTGGTGAAGAACATCGGGAAAAAAGTAATACAAGCGATGTAAGTAATAAAAACTCTGGGAAAAAATTAAGTAGCTTATTATAAATAACCTTAAGCATAAGTTTTTTTGTTGATTTAGATGTTATCAAAACAGCTTTTGGGATGCGAAGTCGGTAAAGGTAATTATTTTTGAGATTTTGTGCAAGTTTATTTTTGTTGTGTGTTAGCTGTTTTTGGGGTATAAAGTTTCGTAATTTCGTTGGTTTATGGCTTTTGACCCACAGGATTATTATTTCAAGCGAGCTAAGACAGAGGATTATGCGGCTCGGTCTGTTTACAAACTTCAGGAAATTCACAACCGTTTTCGGATATTTGAGATAGGAGACACGGTGCTGGATTTAGGGGCAAGTCCGGGTTCGTGGTCTCAGTATGCTGCCCAGTTAGTTGGAAAAAATGGCCGAATTGTAGGCGTAGATTTAACGCCCATAACCCTTAAAATTCCCAATGCACATTTTATAGTGGCAGACATTCGGGAGGAAACTACTGCGCAAAAGATATTAGATACCGGCTTAAAAATTCCGGTAGATGTTGTGATTTCCGACATGGCACCCAAAACTACTGGGGTCAAGATAACCGACCAATCTCGCTCATTTGAGCTATGTACTCTTGCGCTATCCTGCGCCCAAAAATGGCTAAAACCCGGCGGCAACTTTGTAGCCAAATTATTTGACGGTCCAGACTTTAACCTTTTTCGAGAAGAACTGCGTCAAAGTTTTCGACAAGTAGAAATCCTACGCCCAAAGTCCACCCGAAAGGAAAGTAAAGAGCTGTTTTTTATTGGATTACATAAGCTATCTCAATAAGGAGTACGAGCAAATGATTGTGGTTCAGAAAGTATAATGAAGTTTTTGGTAATAATGAGTAATCTTATCGTCTTATGTCAGAAGTTAAAATAGCGGTTATTGGTTCTCATTGCTGAAGCACAAAGATATCTACAAAACAAGTCTAAATAACTCATTACAAGCCAGAAACAGAAGTTTTGTCAGGAGAACTAATGTTAGGTTAAATATGTTATGACGCATATATTTCGTATCTTTACAAAAAAACAATGATACGATACACGATTAAATTGACAAAGGAAGAAGTAGAGGAACTTCAGGCAATCATTAATAAAGGAAGCCATACTTCACAAACATTCCGTACTGCTTATATTCTGTTAAACTGCGATGAAGGCGAATATTCTGACAAAGTAACCAATGAACAGATTAGTAAAGTACTGAAAGTAGGGATGCGAACCATAGACAGAGTTAAGAAAAAATTTATTGAAGAGGGTTTCGAGCAAGTGCTGGAACGCAGACAGACAAGCCGAAAATATGAAATAAAGATAGACGGCGAGGTGGAAGCTAAATTGGTTGCACTATGCTGTAGCGAGCCACCCAAAGGATTTGCAAAATGGTCTTTGCGATTGTTAGCAGATAAGATGGTAGAGCTGAATTACGTGGACAGCATATCTTATGTTTCGGTTGGGAATGTTTTAAAAAAAATGAACTTAAGCCTTGGAAAGTAAAAGGTTGGGTAATTCCACCGGAAAAAAGTAGTGAGTTTGTAGCACATATGGAAAATGTATTGGATGTTTATAAAAGACCTTACAATGAAGAAAACCCCGTTGTTTGCATGGATGAGTCACCAAAGCAATTGATAGAAAGCAAGAACAATTCTCCCATGACTCCGGGTTATGAAAAGCGGGAAGATTATGAATACACCAGACATGGTGTTGTCAATATATTTATGGCAAACGAGCCATTGAAAAGCAAACGTTTGGTTGAAGTAACGCAGACAAAAACCAAAAAAGATTGGGCAATGTTTGTAAAAAGAATAGCTGATGAAATGTATCCGGAAGCGAAGAAGATAACTTTGGTAATGGATAATTTTAAAACCCATTCCCCATCGGCATTATATGAAATGTTTGAACCGCAGGAAGCAAAACGAATTTGGGACAGGTTTGAATTTGTATATACTCCTAAACACGGAAGTTGGCTAAATATGGCAGAAATAGAATTACACGTTCTAAATCATCAATGTTTGAATAGGCATATTGCAAAAATAGAAAATATTGTCAGCGAAGTAGAGGCTTGGCAACAACACAGAAACAACAAAAATGGTAAAATCAATTGGCAATTTACAACAAACGATGCAAGGCAAAAACTCAGAAGACTTTATCCGTCAATTTACGATTAATATAACACTAATTGCTTTTTCAAAAAACCAGAAACCTATGATTGCAATAATACTCCATCAACGAAATCATAGGTTTCTGAACCACAGCCAAATAAAGGGTTCTATTTCGTTTTTTATTAAATTTGCAAACTTACAGTCCATAAAATTGTAGTATTTTGGTTATCAACGCAATAATACAAATTTTGGACTGTAAGACCATTGAAAATTAGCTTAAGTCAGTTCAATATGAGAAAATATATTTTAATTGTTTTTTTTACTATAATTTTATCAAGAAGCTATTCTCAAAACCTTGATTATTTATGGGCACAAAAAGCGGGGGGAAATTTTACCGATGCGGGGAACTCTATAGCAACAGATTTAAACGGGAATGTTATTGTAGTGGGCACATTTATGAGTGATTCAATTTCATTTGGTTCCATTACTTTGGCAAAATCAGATTCAAGTTCGAGTGCTATGTTTGTTGCAAAATACAATTCTTCCGGTAGTGTATTATGGGCAAAAACCCCAATGACACCCTCGTCGTATAAAACAACAAATGGTGTTGCTGCTGCAACAGATGCGAATGGAAATATTTTTGTTGCTGGTGATATGAATACTGATTCCATAAACTTTGATGGTTCTTGGATAGTTTTTGACAATGCCAGTTATTCATTTG is part of the Bacteroidia bacterium genome and harbors:
- a CDS encoding IS630 family transposase (programmed frameshift); amino-acid sequence: MIRYTIKLTKEEVEELQAIINKGSHTSQTFRTAYILLNCDEGEYSDKVTNEQISKVLKVGMRTIDRVKKKFIEEGFEQVLERRQTSRKYEIKIDGEVEAKLVALCCSEPPKGFAKWSLRLLADKMVELNYVDSISYVSVGECFKKNELKPWKVKGWVIPPEKSSEFVAHMENVLDVYKRPYNEENPVVCMDESPKQLIESKNNSPMTPGYEKREDYEYTRHGVVNIFMANEPLKSKRLVEVTQTKTKKDWAMFVKRIADEMYPEAKKITLVMDNFKTHSPSALYEMFEPQEAKRIWDRFEFVYTPKHGSWLNMAEIELHVLNHQCLNRHIAKIENIVSEVEAWQQHRNNKNGKINWQFTTNDARQKLRRLYPSIYD